A window of Rhododendron vialii isolate Sample 1 chromosome 13a, ASM3025357v1 contains these coding sequences:
- the LOC131314035 gene encoding serine/threonine-protein kinase D6PKL2 — protein sequence MEPWLDDLADDLQSLSFNSSTSTATTTNDIKRCTSSGSETTWTASSSSSTTTKAHTPSGDPCWDAIRRARSQSPSSVHLSLTDVRFLHRLGAGDIGSVYLAELKCAPGADAVFAAKVMDKRELAGRNKEGRATTEREILEMLDHPFLPTLYANLESPKWSCLLTEFCPGGDLHVLRQRQPCKRFPESAVRFYASEVVVALEYVHMMGIVYRDLKPENVLVRSDGHIMLTDFDLSLKCDSSTSAAQIVSAQNSPAPPPPPEYPVEPRPFTSTSCILPNCIVPAVSCFHPKRKRKKKQGHHAGPEFVSEPIDVRSMSFVGTHEYLAPEIVSGEGHGSAVDWWTLGIFIFELFYGVTPFRGLDNELTLANIVARALEFPKEPTVPAAAKDLISQLLVKDPARRMGSTMGASPIKHHPFFQGVNWALLRCTSPPFVPSPFNRDAVSDDSCPDTPVEYY from the exons ATGGAGCCATGGCTGGACGACCTCGCCGACGACTTACAGAGCCTGAGCTTCAACTCATCCACCTCAACAGCAACCACCACCAACGACATCAAACGCTGCACCTCCTCCGGCTCCGAGACCACCTGGACCGCCTCCTCCtcatcctccaccaccaccaaggcCCACACTCCCTCCGGCGATCCCTGCTGGGACGCCATCCGCCGCGCCAGATCCCAGTCCCCCTCCTCCGTCCACCTCTCCCTCACCGACGTCCGCTTCCTCCACCGCCTCGGCGCCGGCGACATCGGCTCCGTCTACCTCGCGGAGCTCAAGTGCGCCCCCGGCGCCGACGCGGTCTTCGCCGCCAAGGTCATGGACAAGAGGGAGCTCGCCGGCCGTAACAAGGAAGGGCGGGCGACGACGGAGAGGGAGATACTCGAAATGCTGGACCACCCGTTTCTGCCCACGCTCTACGCCAACTTGGAGTCCCCCAAGTGGTCGTGCCTGTTGACGGAGTTCTGCCCCGGCGGCGACCTCCACGTCCTCCGCCAGCGCCAGCCCTGTAAACGGTTCCCGGAATCCGCCGTCAG GTTTTACGCATCAGAGGTGGTGGTAGCTCTAGAATATGTCCACATGATGGGAATTGTTTATCGTGATCTCAAGCCCGAAAACGTCTTGGTCCGATCCGACGGTCACATCATGCTCACCGACTTTGACCTATCGTTGAAATGCGATTCTTCCACATCCGCGGCTCAGATCGTCTCCGCCCAAAATTCACCCGCTCCTCCACCGCCGCCCGAGTACCCTGTCGAACCGCGGCCTTTTACCTCCACTTCTTGCATTCTTCCCAATTGCATTGTCCCCGCCGTGTCGTGCTTCCACCCTAAGCGCAAGCGGAAGAAGAAGCAGGGTCACCATGCCGGGCCCGAGTTTGTGTCGGAGCCAATCGATGTCCGATCGATGTCGTTTGTAGGGACCCACGAGTACCTCGCACCAGAGATCGTCTCGGGAGAAGGCCACGGCAGTGCCGTGGATTGGTGGACACTAGGGATATTCATATTCGAATTGTTTTACGGTGTGACGCCATTTAGAGGGTTAGACAACGAGCTAACCCTAGCTAACATCGTGGCTCGAGCCCTCGAGTTCCCCAAGGAACCGACCGTCCCTGCCGCGGCCAAGGACCTCATATCGCAGCTCTTGGTCAAGGATCCGGCGAGGCGTATGGGGTCCACGATGGGCGCGTCGCCAATCAAGCACCATCCGTTCTTCCAAGGCGTGAATTGGGCTCTCTTGAGATGTACATCCCCGCCGTTTGTTCCTTCGCCGTTTAACCGCGATGCAGTATCGGACGATAGTTGCCCGGACACCCCTGTGGAATATTACTAG